The following are encoded together in the Gouania willdenowi chromosome 14, fGouWil2.1, whole genome shotgun sequence genome:
- the ccdc92bb gene encoding coiled-coil domain containing 92Bb, with product MDAGRLEHQVASVERGIAFLKQEHLAMLTELQLEITHLKRRCQELSCELDSRFPDRNTAEEEAELAVRCTVAERLLEDQHCVMVTAQKELRAGRARASALVGSIVEDEHRFLDELKHRSHKITLLSRELQRQNITTTTLCHELHAARFKLSQQRHRTEPGAEGQQEAENTQGGDDGESSDWFLSPPTPPSAPEARQRRRLSLREERVRACVPQERVTSPQSPLPMPDPALFLVPLRYRLLRLNQPIRTQDDDGLEDEWEDIEDCMVHRRVDMGAGEGETAL from the exons ATGGACGCTGGCAGGTTGGAGCACCAGGTTGCCAGTGTGGAGAGAGGCATCGCCTTCCTGAAGCAGGAGCACCTGGCCATGCTGACTGAACTCCAGCTGGAGATCACGCACCTGAAGAGGCGCTGTCAAG AGCTGAGCTGTGAGCTGGACTCCAGGTTTCCGGACAGAAACACCGCAG AGGAAGAAGCAGAGCTTGCTGTCCGCTGCACTGTAGCAGAGCGTCTCTTGGAGGACCAGCACTGTGTGATGGTCACTGCGCAGAAAGAGCTGCGGGCCGGCCGGGCGCGAGCGTCGGCATTAGTCGGTAGCATCGTTGAAGACGAGCATCGCTTCCTGGACGAGCTGAAACACCGTAGCCACAAGATCACGCTGCTGAGTCGAGAACTGCAACGTCAAAACATCACCACCACAACCCTGTGCCATGAGCTGCACGCCGCACGCTTTAAACTGTCCCAGCAGCGGCACAGGACAGAACCGGGCGCAGAGGGGCAACAGGAAGCGGAAAACACCCAGGGAGGGGATGATGGAGAGAGTTCAGACTGGTTTCTGTCTCCGCCCACTCCTCCCAGTGCCCCAGAGGCCAGACAGAGAAGGCGACTCAGCCTGAGGGAGGAGAGGGTCAGAGCGTGCGTCCCACAGGAACGAGTGACGTCACCGCAGAGTCCACTCCCAATGCCTGACCCCGCCCTCTTTTTAGTGCCACTTAGATACCGCCTCCTCCGTCTGAACCAGCCAATCCGGACTCAGGACGACGACGGGCTGGAGGATGAGTGGGAGGACATCGAGGACTGCATGGTGCACAGGAGGGTGGACATGGGAGCAGGAGAGGGAGAAACAGCCTTGTGA
- the LOC114475337 gene encoding F-box only protein 40-like, whose translation MRRRSGASRSKQHVHCDSCYSRRCRARVKASESCALVPCHLLCGALYHLCKEEDHLLLCPNVREPCINAEYGCSAHMPRSSRAAHLQVCPASVVCCSMDWLRWPVDDTNPHSCKALQDNVLKESKEQQVVPLDLATALVDQSDLYSRLKMKPLYPELMEEEEEEEEVKNQNIATGGLTNLTEGKTNIEDLPENSQCDSAAVKDTEPVSVASINVEKHKLFEMMFSMDKRACEIAEQNLNNPEQNTESKAKARSESAQDHKEKKMLEESMCEGQKDKEEHDNCPTPDTSKIGQAPWQEGVMDRLKQDLTPQEYNMYVVHHGRMLLAFGQIEACTPRDKDFVYGSLEPIPVQTLRSFKIPDSYRYRRRVHLYDTASRVPTETHGVDTSDLAGNEDDWFNDEATTTLLGYAEKEVMGHKISEPKAADALYYDTGTQTHLFHSAPFKRRTTLSEVTEGKPLKLHLQLQMESVTSRHNRGSSVFTFICGHTFHRSEFATHFRNVHCDIQTSLSGWFQERCPLAYLGCTYSQRRFQPATQQATVIYNQDFKTFNLRPTLDDENNPPKRAMASSRAHSRRGGSGTGGEQDSLSSLPYEVLCHMARFLDSLSLSQLALVSRLMRQVCSSLLQDRGMVTLHWERKSYSHGGIKWRAKPVWQFSHLFSAVDLWQMTDTPPMSAHLRVCPYYEASARSEPVPLPSMTEKKQSCNQQRMRLVNLFRKDGR comes from the exons ATG CGTCGTCGCTCTGGAGCCTCCAGGTCCAAGCAGCATGTCCACTGTGACTCCTGCTACAGCCGGCGCTGCAGGGCCCGGGTGAAGGCCTCTGAGTCATGTGCCCTAGTCCCCTGCCATCTGCTCTGTGGGGCGCTCTATCATCTTTGCAAAGAGGAGGACCACCTACTGCTTTGTCCCAACGTGAGGGAGCCCTGCATCAATGCTGAGTATGGCTGCTCGGCCCACATGCCGCGCTCCTCACGGGCCGCTCACCTTCAGGTGTGTCCGGCCAGTGTAGTGTGCTGCTCCATGGACTGGCTCCGCTGGCCCGTTGATGACACAAACCCTCACAGCTGCAAAGCCCTGCAGGACAATGTGCTGAAGGAGAGCAAGGAGCAGCAGGTGGTGCCGCTGGATCTGGCAACGGCACTGGTGGATCAATCAGACCTTTATAGTCGTCTGAAGATGAAGCCGCTGTACCCAGAGctgatggaggaagaggaggaggaagaggaagtgaagAATCAAAATATAGCAACAGGGGGCTTAACTAACTTAACTGAAGGCAAAACAAATATAGAAG ATCTTCCTGAAAACAGCCAGTGTGACAGTGCTGCTGTTAAAGACACCGAACCTGTCAGTGTGGCATCCATCAATGTGGAGAAGCACAAGCTATTTGAGATGATGTTCAGCATGGACAAAAGGGCCTGTGAAATTGCTGAACAAAATCTCAATAATCCAGAACAAAACACAGAAAGCAAAGCAAAGGCGAGGTCAGAGAGTGCACAAGATCATAAAGAGAAGAAGATGCTGGAGGAAAGTATGTGTGAGGGCCAAAAAGACAAAGAGGAGCATGATAACTGTCCTACGCCAGACACGAGTAAGATTGGACAAGCCCCGTGGCAGGAGGGGGTCATGGACCGTCTGAAGCAGGACCTCACCCCGCAGGAGTACAACATGTACGTGGTGCATCACGGGCGCATGCTGTTGGCGTTTGGCCAAATCGAAGCATGTACACCGAGGGACAAAGACTTCGTCTATGGCAGCCTGGAGCCTATTCCTGTGCAGACACTGAGATCCTTTAAG ATCCCAGACAGCTATCGCTACAGGCGAAGGGTTCATCTATACGACACTGCTTCCCGAGTTCCGACTGAGACTCATGGCGTCGATACGTCAGACCTCGCAGGAAACGAAGATGATTGGTTTAATGACGAAGCAACTACAACCCTACTGGGCTACGCTGAGAAGGAGGTCATGGGACACAAG ATCAGTGAACCAAAGGCAGCTGATGCCCTCTATTATGACACGGGAACACAGACGCACTTATTCCACTCGGCTCCTTTCAAGCGAAGGACGACACTTTCAGAGGTGACGGAGGGCAAACCGCTGAAGCTTCACCTGCAGCTGCAGATGGAGAGTGTGACCAGCAGACACAACAGAGGCAGCTCCGTCTTCACCTTCATCTGTGGTCACACCTTCCACCGCAGCGAGTTCGCAACACATTTCAG AAACGTGCACTGTGACATCCAGACAAGTTTGAGTGGCTGGTTTCAGGAAAGATGTCCGCTGGCTTACTTGGGATGCACCTACAGCCAAAGAAGGTTTCAGCCCGCCACGCAACAAGCGACAGTCATCTACAA TCAAGATTTTAAGACCTTCAACCTTCGTCCAACACTGGATGACGAGAACAATCCTCCAAAGAGAGCAATGGCTTCCTCCAGGGCTCACAGTAGGAGAGGAGGCTCAGGTACTGGAGGAGAGCAGGACTCTCTGAGCTCGCTGCCCTACGAGGTGCTGTGTCACATGGCCAGGTTCCTCGACAGCCTGTCCCTGTCTCAGCTGGCTCTGGTGTCCCGGCTCATGAGGCAGGTCTGTTCCTCCCTGCTGCAGGACAGAGGCATGGTCACCCTTCACTGGGAGAGGAAGAGCTACTCACATGGAGGAATTAAATGGAGAGCCAAACCT gTTTGGCAGTTcagtcatttgttttcagcagtgGATTTGTGGCAGATGACAGATACCCCTCCAATGTCTGCTCACCTTAGAGTCTGTCCCTACTATGAGGCCTCAGCACGCAGCGAACCAGTGCCTCTGCCCAGTATGACTGAGAAGAAGCAGAGCTGCAACCAACAGAGAATGAGACTCGTCAATCTTTTCAGAAAGGATGGACGCTAA
- the LOC114476079 gene encoding TLC domain-containing protein 2-like encodes MDLRSTLLVVGGSTCSFKLINTIIRYLPTPERALLKAWKWRNIGTSLAHSALTGVGAALCFYLQPQMLNDLISSYSLHSHKLVAVSTGYFIHDFLDLALNQSVRLSWEVLLHHSMVISCFSYAVKSRFHLGFAVVSLLVEINSVFLHIRQLLLLSGRTNRSIRPSRTFTVTSWLNLGTLLVFRVGILGWMTCWLLNHRQKMHSYVFMLGTVGLSVISTMSMALFYRLLRADVFIDSGDTRKKE; translated from the exons ATGGATCTTAGATCAACGCTCCTCGTGGTCGGAGGATCAACCTGCTCCTTTAAACTCATCAACACAATCATCCGATATCTACCAACACCGGAGCGAGCGCTCCTCAAGGCATGGAAGTGGAGGAATATCGGCACGTCTTTAGCTCACAGCGCGCTAACGGGGGTCGGAGCAGCGTTATg TTTCTATCTCCAGCCTCAAATGTTGAATGACCTAATCTCCTCTTACTCCCTGCACTCCCACAAACTTGTAGCTGTCTCTACAG GTTATTTCATCCATGACTTCTTAGACCTGGCCTTGAACCAGTCAGTCAGACTTTCATGGGAGGTGCTCCTCCACCACTCCATG GTGATCTCCTGCTTCAGTTATGCTGTAAAGTCGCGCTTCCATCTGGGCTTTGCTGTAGTTTCTCTGTTAGTGGAGATCAACTCAGTGTTTCTTCACATCCGgcagctcctcctcctgtcaGGGCGGACCAACAGGTCCATTAGGCCGTCCCGCACGTTCACCGTTACCAGCTGGCTCAACCTGGGCAC GCTGCTGGTGTTTCGTGTTGGTATTCTGGGATGGATGACCTGCTGGCTGCTCAACCACAGACAGAAAATGCATAGTTATGTCTTCATGTTGGGGACCGTCGGCCTGAGTGTCATCTCCACCATGAGCATGGCTCTGTTTTACAGACTTCTCAGAGCTGATGTTTTCATAGATTCAGGTGACACCAGGAAgaaggaataa
- the fbxo40.1 gene encoding F-box protein 40.1, with protein sequence MSRRSGASRSKLHVHCNSCYSRRCRARVEASESCSLVPCRLLCGALFHICKEEDHLLLCPNVREPCINAEYGCSAHMLRSSRAAHLQVCPASVVCCSMEWNRWPADDAHSHMNPELHENLLREREQGGCLDLAMALKDQDRLFHSLKMKKLFPELINIMEEEEESDRKEEERKKEKQKKAILDKEKKEGSHTWEPFSLFTLPSTNDKESEMESEDGNEAEPELTQEEREAIARNFRVDGELLEHYNMWERMFSMEMGGCREAGGAAASGRGKGLGTVQEEDTAGALLSSTATNTCCPSAEVSVPSSSRKSPSKFAYGRIEPMKIVTIRSFQVPTSFHARQSRIRNPGFYKKLIKAVDTSDLGVAQDQMPVWEEVQASLLCSLEKEQRGHLIAETVFSDALLQDVGTQTYSFLSAPFPRNTSLADLTAERPLELHLQLQVESVTSRHHKVSSAFTFLCGHVFQRREHGKHYKNIHSDIQMGVNGWFEQRCPLAYLGCTFSQRRFTPSTQKATVSFNENLGCFSLHPTIHTSLEEEASQPLTNTADPSNTQRRRRTVGQDSLSSLPYEVLCHMARFLDSLSLSQLALVSRLMRQVCSSLLQDRGMVTLHWERKSYSHRGTKWMVKQKVWQFSTLFSPVDTWHFSGVPSISEHLKVCPYYEKESRTEKIRLPRVQEEIQTSRSCRAPTLVSLFQQKRMMM encoded by the exons ATG AGTCGTCGCTCTGGAGCCTCCAGGTCCAAGCTGCATGTCCACTGTAACTCCTGCTACAGCCGGCGCTGCAGGGCCCGGGTGGAGGCCTCTGAGTCCTGTTCCCTCGTCCCCTGCCGTCTGCTTTGTGGGGCGCTCTTCCACATTTGCAAAGAGGAGGACCACCTTCTACTTTGTCCTAATGTGAGGGAGCCCTGCATCAACGCTGAGTACGGCTGCTCTGCCCACATGCTGCGCTCCTCACGGGCTGCTCACCTCCAGGTGTGTCCTGCCAGTGTGGTGTGCTGCTCCATGGAGTGGAACCGCTGGCCGGCCGATGACGCCCATTCTCATATGAACCCAGAGTTGCATGAAAACCTGTTGAGGGAAAGAGAGCAAGGAGGATGTTTGGATTTGGCCATGGCTCTGAAGGACCAGGATCGCCTCTTTCACTCACTAAAGATGAAGAAACTGTTTCCAGAGCTGATCAATATcatggaagaggaggaggagagcgacaggaaggaggaggagagaaaaaaggaaaagcagaaaaaagccATCTTGgacaaggaaaaaaaggaaGGAAGTCACACGTGGGAGCCTTTTAGCCTTTTTACATTGCCTAGTACCAATGACAAGGAGAGTGAGATGGAAAGCGAGGATGGGAACGAAGCTGAGCCTGAGCTCACTCAGGAGGAAAGAGAGGCCATTGCTAGGAACTTCAGGGTGGATGGTGAGCTTCTGGAGCACTACAACATGTGGGAGCGCATGTTCAGCATGGAGATGGGTGGATGCAGAGAGGCTGGAGGGGCAGCGGCATCAGGCAGAGGGAAAGGGCTGGGCACGGTTCAGGAGGAGGACACAGCGGGCGCCTTGCTGAGTTCAACAGCTACAAACACATGTTGCCCGAGTGCTGAAGTCAGTGTTCCCTCCTCGTCCCGTAAGAGTCCGAGCAAGTTTGCTTATGGACGCATAGAACCGATGAAGATCGTCACTATTCGGAGCTTTCAAGTCCCAACCAGCTTTCATGCTCGGCAAAGTCGCATACGCAACCCTGGGTTCTATAAGAAACTAATAAAGGCTGTGGACACCAGTGACCTGGGGGTGGCACAAGATCAGATGCCAGTATGGGAGGAAGTTCAG GCTTCTCTGCTGTGCTCCCTGGAGAAGGAACAGAGGGGGCATCTCATCGCAGAGACCGTATTCTCGGATGCTCTGTTACAAGATGTGGGTACGCAGACTTACAGCTTCCTGTCTGCCCCTTTCCCGAGGAACACATCATTGGCTGACCTGACCGCTGAGCGCCCATTGGAGCTGCACCTACAGCTTCAGGTGGAGAGTGTCACCAGTCGACACCACAAGGTCAGCTCAGCCTTCACTTTCCTGTGCGGCCACGTCTTCCAAAGGAGGGAACACGGGAAACACTACAA GAATATCCACAGTGACATCCAGATGGGAGTGAATGGCTGGTTTGAGCAGAGATGTCCCTTGGCATATCTTGGATGCACTTTCAGCCAGAGAAGATTTACGCCCTCCACACAAAAAGCCACCGTCAGTTTCAA CGAGAATCTTGGCTGTTTTAGCCTTCATCCCACCATCCACACCTCTCTGGAGGAGGAGGCCTCTCAGCCACTCACCAACACAGCTGATCCCTCCAACACTCAGAGGAGAAGACGTACAGTAGGGCAGGACTCTCTGAGCTCGCTGCCCTACGAGGTGCTGTGTCACATGGCCAGGTTCCTGGACAGCCTGTCCCTGTCTCAGCTGGCTTTGGTGTCCCGGCTCATGAGGCAGGTTTGTTCCTCCCTGCTGCAAGACAGAGGGATGGTCACCCTTCACTGGGAGAGGAAGAGCTACTCACACAGGGGAACCAAATGGATGGTGAAGCAGAAG GTTTGGCAGTTCAGCACTTTGTTCTCCCCTGTGGACACTTGGCACTTCAGTGGCGTGCCGTCCATCTCTGAGCACCTGAAGGTCTGTCCTTACTATGAGAAAGAATCCAGAACAGAGAAAATTCGGCTTCCACGTGTCCAAGAGGAAATCCAAACCAGCAGGAGCTGCAGAGCTCCTACTCTGGTTTCTCTGTTCCAACAAAAGAGGATGATGATGTGA